The following coding sequences are from one Candidatus Nitrosopumilus sp. SW window:
- a CDS encoding threonine--tRNA ligase, with amino-acid sequence MRILQLHCDSIEYTPTKKEIKSAEDIENPQTQRLEETVVAFVAIEDGDDSSVAKNAISQIKNSMEKIGCKKLLLYPYAHLSSNLAKPSTAMSLLQEMESEASDLEVSHSPFGWTKSYKIQVKGHPLAESSKVVTKDSAAPKDDDEITSDALKGESTIRSYWKIMSPDGTMTNIGDFDFSNHKKLEVLAKYESAKQRQVDEPPPHVALMKKLAIADYEPASDSGNMRFFPNGRLIKSLIERYVTDRVKEYGGYEVETPIMYDSEHPSMVSYFNRFPARQYNIDSEGKKLFLRFAACFGQFLMANQFQMSYKNLPYKLYELTRYSFRREQSGELVGLRRLRAFTMPDCHAFCKDIPQAVDEIKVRFDLSQSVLKELGIDESDYDMAIRFTEDFYNENKSSIEELVKKHGRPVLVEMWKEKFFYFVLKWEFNFIDNLGKASALSTDQIDVENGARYGIEFVDENNTTQHPIILHNSPSGAIERIIYALLEKAAYDSKKGKKPQLPLWLAPTQVRIIPLKEEFYKFCNNLHDKISSQNVRVDVDDRNESIGKRIREAEKEWIQYILVIGEKEAGSENLSIRDRQTGNVRDVSFDDFLNEINLQTSGKPFTGLNQSSHLSKRPQLMV; translated from the coding sequence ATGAGAATACTGCAACTACACTGTGATAGCATAGAGTATACTCCTACAAAAAAAGAGATCAAGTCAGCTGAGGATATTGAAAACCCTCAAACCCAGAGACTCGAAGAAACCGTAGTTGCATTTGTTGCAATTGAAGATGGCGATGATTCATCCGTTGCAAAAAACGCAATATCTCAAATAAAAAATTCTATGGAAAAAATTGGATGTAAAAAATTACTACTATACCCTTATGCCCATCTTAGCTCAAATCTTGCAAAACCATCTACTGCAATGTCTTTGTTACAAGAAATGGAATCAGAAGCATCTGATCTTGAAGTTTCCCATTCTCCTTTTGGTTGGACAAAGTCTTACAAAATTCAAGTCAAAGGACACCCATTAGCTGAAAGTTCTAAGGTTGTCACTAAAGATTCTGCTGCTCCTAAGGATGATGACGAAATCACATCTGATGCGCTAAAAGGAGAGTCCACCATTCGCTCTTACTGGAAAATAATGTCTCCTGATGGAACAATGACTAACATTGGTGATTTTGATTTTTCTAATCACAAAAAATTAGAAGTATTGGCCAAATACGAATCTGCAAAACAACGTCAAGTTGACGAACCTCCTCCACATGTTGCATTGATGAAAAAACTTGCAATTGCAGATTACGAACCTGCCTCTGATTCTGGAAATATGAGATTCTTTCCTAATGGCCGTTTAATCAAATCTTTGATTGAACGTTATGTTACTGATAGAGTAAAAGAATATGGTGGATATGAGGTAGAGACTCCAATCATGTATGATTCAGAACATCCAAGCATGGTTAGTTACTTTAACCGATTCCCTGCAAGACAATACAATATTGATTCAGAAGGTAAGAAACTCTTTTTGAGATTTGCTGCATGTTTTGGTCAATTCCTTATGGCAAATCAATTCCAAATGTCTTACAAGAATTTACCCTACAAACTCTATGAGCTTACACGATACAGCTTTAGACGTGAACAATCTGGGGAATTGGTAGGGTTAAGAAGACTTCGCGCATTTACAATGCCTGATTGCCATGCATTTTGTAAAGATATTCCACAGGCAGTTGATGAAATTAAAGTTAGATTTGATTTGTCTCAAAGTGTCCTCAAAGAATTAGGAATTGATGAATCTGATTATGATATGGCAATTCGATTTACTGAGGACTTTTACAATGAAAACAAATCCTCTATTGAAGAACTAGTCAAGAAACATGGCAGACCTGTACTAGTTGAAATGTGGAAAGAAAAATTCTTTTACTTTGTTCTAAAATGGGAATTCAACTTTATTGATAATTTAGGTAAAGCATCTGCTCTGTCTACTGATCAGATAGATGTTGAAAATGGTGCCAGGTATGGAATTGAATTTGTTGATGAAAACAACACTACACAACATCCAATAATTCTACATAACTCCCCAAGTGGTGCAATTGAAAGAATAATCTATGCATTATTAGAAAAAGCTGCATATGATTCAAAGAAAGGTAAGAAACCACAACTTCCATTATGGCTTGCACCAACCCAAGTTCGAATAATTCCTCTAAAAGAAGAATTTTACAAATTTTGTAACAATCTCCATGATAAGATATCTTCACAAAATGTCCGTGTAGATGTTGATGATAGAAATGAAAGTATTGGTAAAAGAATTCGTGAGGCAGAAAAAGAGTGGATTCAATACATTTTGGTAATTGGAGAAAAAGAAGCAGGTTCGGAGAATCTTAGTATTCGTGATAGGCAAACCGGAAATGTTCGAGACGTATCCT